A window of Saccharomyces paradoxus chromosome XIII, complete sequence contains these coding sequences:
- the CMP2 gene encoding calcineurin catalytic subunit A (Calcineurin A~similar to YML057W) translates to MSSDAIRNTEQINAAIKIIENKTERPQSSATPIDSKTSTVAAANSKPTPTSRDLTQYTLDDGRIVSTNHRIMDKVPAITSYIPTDEELFQANGIPRHEFLRDHFKREGKLSTAQAAKIVTLATELFSKEPNLISVPAPITVCGDIHGQYFDLLKLFEVGGDPATTSYLFLGDYVDRGSFSFECLIYLYSLKLNFNDHFWLLRGNHECKHLTSYFTFKNEMLHKYNLDIYEKCCESFNNLPLAALMNGQYLCVHGGISPELNSLQDINNLNRFREIPSHGLMCDLLWADPIEEYDEVLDKDLTEEDIVNSKTMVPHHGKMAPSRDMFVPNSVRGCSYAFTYRAACHFLQETGLLSIIRAHEAQDAGYRMYKNTKTLGFPSLLTLFSAPNYLDTYNNKAAILKYENNVMNIRQFNMTPHPYWLPDFMDVFTWSLPFVGEKVTEMLVAILNICTEDELENDTPVIEELVGTDKKLPQAGKPGATSPTATLTSSKHASILDDEHRRKALRNKILAVAKVSRMYSVLREETNKVQFLKDHNSGVLPRGALSNGVKGLDEALSTFERARKHDLINEKLPPSLDELKNENKKYYEKVWEKVHEHDAKKGSK, encoded by the coding sequence ATGTCTTCAGACGCTATAAGGAATACTGAGCAGATAAACGCCGCTATTAAAATTatagaaaacaaaacagaGCGTCCGCAATCGTCCGCAACCCCCATAGATTCTAAGACTAGTACAGTTGCTGCTGCTAATTCTAAACCTACACCAACTTCCAGAGACCTCACACAGTATACCCTAGATGATGGAAGAATTGTATCAACAAATCACAGAATAATGGATAAAGTGCCTGCCATCACGTCATATATTCCTACGGATGAAGAGCTGTTCCAGGCCAATGGGATTCCTCGTCACGAATTCCTAAGAGATCATTTCAAGCGCGAGGGCAAATTGTCCACTGCGCAGGCGGCTAAGATCGTTACACTTGCTACGGAACTATTCAGCAAAGAACCCAACCTTATATCCGTCCCCGCTCCAATCACAGTCTGCGGTGACATCCATGGCCAGTACTTTGACCTTTTAAAGCTGTTCGAAGTCGGCGGCGACCCAGCAACTACATCGTATTTGTTCTTGGGTGACTACGTTGACAGAGGGTCCTTTTCATTCGAGTgtcttatttatttatattctttgaaGTTAAATTTCAACGACCATTTCTGGCTACTAAGGGGTAACCACGAATGTAAGCATCTAACGTCAtatttcactttcaaaaatgaaatgttACACAAGTACAATCTAGATATCTACGAGAAATGTTGCGAATCGTTTAATAACTTGCCCCTGGCAGCGTTAATGAATGGACAGTATCTTTGTGTTCATGGTGGTATATCTCCAGAATTGAACTCTTTACAGGATATAAACAACCTAAACAGGTTCAGGGAGATCCCCTCTCATGGCCTGATGTGTGACCTATTGTGGGCTGACCCGATTGAAGAGTACGACGAAGTCTTGGATAAAGACTTGACTGAGGAAGACATAGTGAACTCTAAAACAATGGTTCCTCATCACGGCAAAATGGCGCCCTCAAGAGATATGTTTGTTCCAAACTCAGTGAGAGGCTGTTCATATGCCTTCACATATCGTGCTGCATGCCATTTTCTGCAGGAGACTGGCCTGCTGTCCATCATTAGGGCACACGAGGCTCAAGATGCTGGCTACAGAATGTACAAAAATACCAAGACTTTGGGCTTCCCCTCTCTTTTGACCCTTTTCAGCGCCCCTAACTACTTGGATACCTACAACAATAAGGCAGCCATACTGAAATATGAGAATAATGTCATGAATATTAGACAATTTAACATGACTCCACACCCTTATTGGTTACCAGATTTCATGGATGTTTTCACGTGGTCCTTGCCATTTGTTGGTGAAAAAGTTACAGAGATGCTGGTCGCAATCCTAAACATCTGTACTGAAGATGAACTGGAAAACGACACTCCCGTCATCGAAGAATTAGTTGGTACCGATAAAAAATTGCCGCAGGCTGGTAAGCCAGGAGCGACTTCACCAACTGCCACTTTGACGTCGTCTAAACATGCTTCCATCTTAGACGACGAACATCGAAGGAAAGCCCTAAGAAATAAGATTCTGGCCGTTGCTAAAGTTTCCAGAATGTATTCTGTTCTCAGAGAGGAAACCAATAAagttcaatttttgaaagatcaCAATTCAGGTGTATTGCCACGTGGCGCACTATCTAATGGTGTAAAGGGTTTAGACGAAGCCCTATCTACTTTTGAAAGAGCAAGAAAGCACGATttaattaatgaaaaattaccaCCTTCATTAGATGAGCtaaaaaacgaaaataaaaaatattacgAAAAAGTTTGGGAGAAAGTACATGAACATGATGCAAAGAAGGGCAGCAAATAG
- the IMD4 gene encoding IMP dehydrogenase IMD4 (Inosine monophosphate dehydrogenase~similar to YML056C), translating into MSAAPLDYKKALEHLKTYSSKDGLSVQELMDSATRGGLTYNDFLVLPGLVNFPSSAVSLQTKLTKKITLNTPFVSSPMDTVTEADMAIYMALLGGIGFIHHNCTPKEQASMVKKVKMFENGFINSPIVISPTTTVGEVKVMKRKFGFSGFPVTVLVLNTEDGKCPGKLVGLVTSRDIQFLEDDSLVVSEVMTKNPVTGIKGITLKEGNEILKQTKKGKLLIVDENGNLVSMLSRADLMKNQNYPLASKSANTKQLLCGASIGTMDADKERLRLLVKAGLDVVIMDSSQGNSIFQLNMLKWIKESFPGLEVIAGNVVTREQAANLITAGADGLRIGMGTGSICITQEVMACGRPQGTAVYNVCQFANQFGVPCMADGGVQNIGHITKALALGSSTVMMGGMLAGTTESPGEYFYKDGKRLKVYRGMGSIDAMQKTGNKGNASTSRYFSESDSVLVAQGVSGAVVDKGSIKKFIPYLYNGLQHSCQDIGCKSLTSLKENVQNGEVRFEFRTASAQLEGGVHNLHSYEKRLYN; encoded by the exons ATGAGTGCTGCTCCATTGGATTACAAGAAGGCTTTAGAACATTTGAAGACCTACAGTTCCAAAGATGGTCTTTCTGTCCAGGAATTGATGGATTCTGCAACCAGAGGTGGGTTGACCTACAACGATTTCCTGGTCTTACCAGGTTTGGTCAATTTCCCATCTTCTGCTGTCAGTTTGCAAACCAAATTGACCAAGAAAATCACCTTGAACACTCCATTTGTCTCTTCTCCTATGGACACAGTCACTGAAGCTGACATGGCTATTTATATGGCCTTATTGGGTGGTATTGGTTTCATCCATCACAACTGCACTCCAAAGGAACAGGCTTCTATGGTCAAGAAGGTTaaaatgtttgaaaacGGTTTCATCAATTCTCCAATAGTCATTTCTCCAACCACTACTGTTGGTGAAGTTAAGGTTATGAAGAGAAAGTTTGGTTTCTCTGGCTTCCCAGTTACCG TTCTTGTTTTGAACACAGAAGATGGTAAATGTCCAGGTAAATTAGTCGGGTTAGTCACTTCTCGTGATATACAATTTTTAGAAGATGATTCTCTGGTTGTTTCTGAAGTTATGACCAAAAATCCAGTTACTGGCATCAAAGGTATTACCTTGAAAGAAGGTAATGAAATCCTAAAACAAACCAAAAAGGGTAAGTTGCTAATcgttgatgaaaatggtaaCCTCGTTTCCATGTTGTCAAGAGCAgatttgatgaagaatcaaaacTACCCATTAGCGTCCAAATCTGCCAACACCAAGCAATTGCTATGTGGTGCTTCCATTGGTACTATGGATgctgataaagaaagactAAGATTATTGGTCAAAGCCGGCTTGGATGTCGTCATAATGGATTCATCCCAAGGAAACtctattttccaattgaacATGCTCAAGTGGATCAAAGAGAGTTTCCCAGGTCTGGAAGTCATCGCTGGTAACGTTGTCACCAGGGAACAAGCTGCCAATTTGATTACTGCCGGTGCGGATGGTTTGAGAATCGGTATGGGAACTGGCTCTATTTGTATCACTCAAGAAGTTATGGCTTGTGGTAGGCCACAAGGTACAGCTGTTTACAATGTTTGTCAATTCGCTAACCAATTTGGCGTTCCATGTATGGCTGATGGTGGTGTCCAAAACATTGGCCACATCACCAAGGCTTTGGCTCTTGGTTCCTCCACTGTCATGATGGGTGGTATGTTAGCTGGTACTACCGAGTCACCAGGTGAATACTTCTACAAGGACGGGAAGAGATTAAAGGTTTATCGTGGTATGGGGTCCATTGATGCAATGCAAAAGACCGGTAACAAGGGTAATGCCTCCACCTCTCGTTATTTCTCTGAATCAGACAGTGTCTTGGTTGCACAAGGTGTTTCTGGTGCTGTCGTTGACAAAGGTTCCATCAAGAAGTTTATTCCGTATTTGTACAACGGTTTACAACATTCTTGTCAAGACATTGGTTGCAAGTCTCTAACatcattgaaagaaaatgtccAAAATGGTGAAGTCagatttgaattcagaACCGCTTCTGCTCAATTAGAAGGTGGTGTCCATAACTTGCACTCCTATGAAAAACGTCTATACAATTGA
- the SPC2 gene encoding signal peptidase complex subunit SPC2 (Subunit of signal peptidase complex~similar to YML055W), translating into MSSAKPINVYSIPELTQALDEALPSVFARLNYERSYALLDTKLYLGYSIAVVAGLSFFLDKKFERAQIVMYQKLLVGAYFVLSLTFWYFSRFIEKGTVYVGKKRGTNEEIHVKTKFENNEPLYLVELVQKKKGNDSKKELKAKLEVNKVFNESGYLQNDAYFKWFSEQYNVLNKKKNE; encoded by the coding sequence ATGAGTTCTGCTAAACCTATTAATGTATATTCAATCCCAGAATTGACCCAAGCTTTAGATGAAGCTTTACCTTCTGTTTTCGCGAGATTGAACTACGAGAGATCCTACGCTTTACTCGATACTAAATTGTACTTAGGGTATTCTATCGCTGTCGTAGCAGgtttgagtttttttttggacaAAAAATTCGAGAGGGCCCAGATTGTTATGTATCAGAAGCTTTTAGTGGGCGCATATTTTGTTCTATCGTTAACGTTCTGGTACTTCTCTcgttttattgaaaaagggaCTGTTTATGTggggaagaaaagaggtaCAAACGAGGAAATACATGTAAAGactaaatttgaaaacaatgaacCACTATACCTGGTCGAACttgttcaaaagaagaagggaAATGACTCCAAGAAGGAGTTGAAGGCTAAATTAGAGGTGAACAAGGTCTTCAATGAAAGTGgatatttacaaaatgaTGCATATTTCAAGTGGTTCTCTGAGCAGTACAATGTCcttaacaaaaaaaaaaatgaatga
- the CYB2 gene encoding L-lactate dehydrogenase (cytochrome) (Cytochrome b2 (L-lactate cytochrome-c oxidoreductase)~similar to YML054C), with the protein MLKYKPLLKISRNCGAAILRSSKIRLNTIRAYGSVVSESKSFEQGSRKRTQSWTALSVGTILAAASSMAYLNWCNGQIDNEPKLDMNKQKISPAEVAKHNKPDDCWVVINGYVYDLTRFLPNHPGGQDVIKFNAGKDVTAIFEPLHAPNVIDKYIAPEKKLGPLQGSMPPELVCPPYAPGETKEDIARKEQLKSLLPPLDNIINLYDFEYLASQILTKQAWAYYSSGANDEVTHRENHNAYHRIFFKPKILVDVRKVDISTDMLGSHVDVPFYVSATALCKLGNPLEGEKDVARGCGQGVTKVPQMISTLASCSPEEIIGAAPSDKQIQWYQLYVNSDRKITDDLVKNVEKLGVKALFVTVDAPSLGQREKDMKLKFSNSKAGPKAMKKTDVEESQGASRALSKFIDPSLTWKDIEELKSKTKLPIVIKGVQRTEDVIKAAEIGVSGVVLSNHGGRQLDFSRAPIEVLAETMPILEKRNLKDKLEVFVDGGVRRGTDVLKALCLGAKGVGLGRPFLYANSCYGRNGVEKAIEILRDEIEMSMRLLGVTSIAELKPDLLDLSTLKARTVGVPNDILYNEVYEGPTLTEFQDA; encoded by the coding sequence ATGTTAAAATACAAACCTTTACTGAAAATTTCGAGGAACTGTGGGGCAGCTATCCTCAGATCGTCTAAGATCAGGTTGAACACAATCCGCGCCTATGGTTCTGTCGTGTCAGAATCCAAGTCGTTCGAACAAGGCTCAAGAAAACGCACACAATCGTGGACAGCGTTAAGCGTAGGTACAATTCTAGCCGCTGCTAGTTCAATGGCGTATCTAAATTGGTGTAACGGCCAAATAGACAATGAACCGAAATTGGATATGAATAAACAGAAAATCTCGCCCGCAGAAGTTGCAAAACATAACAAGCCCGATGATTGTTGGGTTGTGATCAACGGCTACGTATATGATTTAACGCGATTCCTGCCAAATCATCCAGGTGGGCAGGATGttatcaaattcaatgCCGGGAAAGACGTCACTGCTATTTTTGAGCCATTACATGCTCCTAATGTCATCGATAAGTATATAGCTcctgaaaagaaattaggTCCTCTACAAGGATCTATGCCTCCAGAACTAGTCTGCCCTCCTTATGCTCCTGGTGAAACTAAGGAAGATATTGCCAGAAAAGAACAATTAAAATCGCTGCTACCTCCTCTAgataatattatcaatCTTTACGACTTTGAATACTTGGCATCTCAAATTTTGACTAAACAAGCGTGGGCCTACTATTCCTCCGGTGCCAACGATGAAGTTACCCATAGAGAAAACCATAATGCGTATCATAGGatctttttcaaaccaAAGATCCTTGTAGATGTACGTAAAGTGGATATTTCGACTGACATGTTGGGCTCTCATGTGGATGTTCCCTTCTACGTATCTGCTACAGCTTTGTGTAAACTGGGAAACCCCTTAGAAGGTGAAAAAGATGTCGCCAGAGGTTGTGGCCAAGGTGTAACGAAAGTTCCGCAAATGATATCAACTTTGGCTTCATGTTCCCCCGAGGAAATTATTGGAGCAGCACCCTCTGATAAACAGATTCAATGGTACCAACTATATGTCAACTCTGATAGAAAGATCACTGATGATTTGGTTAAAAACGTAGAAAAACTGGGCGTAAAGGCATTATTTGTCACTGTGGATGCACCAAGTTTAGgtcaaagagaaaaagatatgaaactgaaattttccaattcaaaGGCTGGTCCAAAGGCGATGAAGAAAACTGATGTAGAAGAATCTCAAGGTGCTTCGAGGGCGTTATCAAAGTTTATTGACCCCTCTTTGACTTGGAAGGATATAGAAGAATTAAAGTCAAAGACGAAGCTACCTATTGTCATCAAAGGTGTTCAACGTACTGAAGATGTCATCAAAGCGGCAGAAATCGGTGTAAGTGGCGTAGTTCTATCCAATCATGGGGGTAGACAGTTAGATTTTTCAAGGGCTCCTATTGAAGTCCTGGCTGAAACCATGCCAATCCTGGAAAAACGTAACTTGAAGGATAAGTTGGAAGTTTTCGTGGATGGTGGTGTTCGTCGTGGTACAGATGTCTTGAAGGCGTTATGTCTAGGTGCTAAAGGTGTTGGTTTGGGTAGACCATTCTTGTATGCGAACTCATGCTATGGTCGCAATGGTGTTGAAAAAGccattgaaattttaaGAGATGAAATCGAAATGTCTATGAGACTGTTAGGTGTTACTAGTATTGCGGAGTTGAAGCCTGATCTATTGGATTTATCAACATTAAAGGCAAGGACAGTGGGAGTACCAAATGACATCCTGTATAATGAAGTCTATGAAGGTCCCACTTTAACCGAATTTCAGGACGCATGA
- a CDS encoding uncharacterized protein (similar to YML053C) produces the protein MLSYYEHNTAFQTNNCNSGSNAAATYNSNANNDTILNKRKNDHFEFDTHAFYQRPKRTKRDSASASTKFLASSGSANNNNNNNNNNNNNNNNGNNNNNNTVTATTTYNNIQYQKNIEICPLNSVSMHHGMNSRLLKESEFYSETEEYMVHGYFGNNNHDIAGTSPNGSTSSIQHQYHILPPQSIIASQPPGTAMAALINNNIANDYMDID, from the coding sequence ATGCTCTCTTACTATGAACACAATACCGCGTTCCAAACAAACAATTGCAACTCCGGTAGCAATGCCGCCGCCACATATAACAGTAACGCCAATAATGATACGATCTtgaataaaagaaaaaacgatcattttgaatttgacaCACATGCTTTCTACCAAAGGCCCAAGAGAACAAAGCGAGATTCTGCAAGCGCAAGCACAAAATTTCTGGCCAGTTCCGGGTCTGctaataacaataataataataataataataataacaacaataataataatggtaataataataataataatactgTTACTGCTACTACAAcctataataatattcaatATCAGAAAAATATCGAAATATGTCCCCTGAATTCGGTCAGTATGCACCATGGCATGAACAGCCGCTTACTGAAAGAATCTGAATTTTACTCGGAAACAGAGGAGTACATGGTTCACGGCTATTTCGGTAACAATAACCACGATATAGCAGGCACGAGCCCTAACGGAAGTACTAGTAGTATACAACACCAGTATCATATTCTGCCACCCCAAAGTATAATTGCATCACAACCACCCGGTACCGCCATGGCCGCGTTGATTAACAATAACATCGCTAACGATTACATGGATATAGACTAA